From Chloroflexota bacterium:
CTCGCGTTTGCCCCACTCATCGGCGTTTCCCTTTCCATCGGGACGGTGCTGGCGCTCCTGCCGCTCATGTTCCTGCTGGCCACCGCTTTGGGCTCATTCGGCGTCCTGCTGGCCACCCGAATCCGTTCCATGGAGGCATTTCAGGCCACGATGCAGATGCTGATGTTCCCCATGGTATTTCTTTCCGGGGCGTTCTTCCCGTTGCAGGACCTGCCGCAATGGATGAACGTGCTGGTGAAGGTCAACCCGGCCACCTACGGCATTGCTCCCATCCGCCAGGTGGTGCTCGGCTCGGCCCCGGACGCAACCTACGGTATCAGCCTTTTCGGGCACACGCTGACGCTCTGGAATGAAGTCGCCATTCTGGCTGCCTTCGGGGCGGCGATGATTCTACTGGCCATATGGTCGTTCGGCAATCAGGAGTAATCAGCTTGACTTTGTTTGCCTGAATAACGATAATGAAGGTGGCCTTTCCGGTCGTTCCCCGATAGCTCAATGGTAGAGCGGGCGGCTGTTAACCGCTAGGTTCTAGGTTCGAGTCCTAGTCGGGGAGCCATCGATCCCACTAGCCCCACGCCTTGAAACGGAACTCGCCGGAATCCAAAAGGGGGCCACACGCC
This genomic window contains:
- a CDS encoding ABC transporter permease; protein product: MNQLRGIYIIWYRDILRFWHDKMRLIGSLTFPLLFLFVFGNGLSARMGVLGGGFDFTQFIYPGIIGMTVLMTSFMSGISVVWDREFGFLKEVLVAPISRAAVAIGKTLGSATIASFQGVLILAFAPLIGVSLSIGTVLALLPLMFLLATALGSFGVLLATRIRSMEAFQATMQMLMFPMVFLSGAFFPLQDLPQWMNVLVKVNPATYGIAPIRQVVLGSAPDATYGISLFGHTLTLWNEVAILAAFGAAMILLAIWSFGNQE